Proteins from a genomic interval of Equus quagga isolate Etosha38 chromosome 13, UCLA_HA_Equagga_1.0, whole genome shotgun sequence:
- the ZNF446 gene encoding zinc finger protein 446 isoform X2, translated as MGNVVQGGGGVPSAQAHDWPGRCRQGNARRGGPVRSAEGGRGGRGATHRKWPQGAGAAVQVPLGGSKKTSGTTMPSPLGPPCLPSVDSLATLEEPEAARLRFRGFCYQEVAGPQEALAQLRELCRQWLQPEITAHVLKQGVLPAAQKTEESLGGPPTSGTVEALKAASGEEPQDAQMEGSAQLSCSVKEEPDADRQEMAPSSPPNPAPSHEGRLEHWELASASFHPPRIQVRTGRAPRPFPVRLQRVFAFPRLPKGALATGRCPDSPRPALALTAPPGRVAAPAAGGAGRVGAAGAECGDRGPRKPAHGRRKPEPPRGSGRPPGGPAATGPRVWLLGGPVRGRRARPAVAGARWPGDAPRALRTRGPGGAAGAGRPAKEALHVRTVRPRLRLEVGVCHPPPHTRGRTGAGPGRRGRGEAAAESPGAGRAPPPPARAPGPAELRVRGVRAQLQLEVAAGHPSQEPRRPAAPLLRRLRPRLRLEVPAGHPQEEPSARGPLSLASGARCSASVWEIGLNQTSRGSPAPGSVSPKKATWVQRKEAPRPPSQSRVRPGFNPPLTSGSQVTSRLRAPHL; from the exons ATGGGAAACGTAGtccaagggggggggggggtgccttCTGCGCAGGCGCATGATTGGCCAGGGCGGTGTCGCCAGGGCAACGCGCGGAGGGGCGGGCCGGTGCGGTCGGCGGAAGGCGGGCGAGGGGGTCGCGGTGCCACTCACCGGAAGTGGCCTCAGGGCGCCGGCGCGGCGGTCCAG GTCCCTCTTGGTGGCTCCAAGAAGACTTCTGGTACAACAATGCCATCCCCACTGGGCCCCCCATGCCTGCCCTCCGTGGACTCCTTGGCCACCCTGGAGGAGCCTGAGGCAGCACGCCTGCGTTTCCGGGGGTTCTGCTACCAGGAGGTGGCGGGTCCCCAAGAGGCCCTGGCCCAGCTCCGGGAGCTTTGCCGCCAGTGGCTGCAGCCAGAG ATCACAGCCCATGTCCTGAAGCAAGGGGTGCTTCCAGCAGCACAGAAGACAGAGGAGTCTTTGGGGGGCCCCCCCACTTCAGGGACGGTGGAGGCCCTCAAAGCAGCCTCTGGCGAGGAGCCACAGGACGCCCAGATGGAGGGATCTGCCCAGCTCAGCTGCAGCGTGAAAGAGGAGCCTGATGCTGATAGGCAGGAGATGG CACCCTCCAGTCCCCCAAATCCAGCCCCATCCCATGAAGGGCGCCTTGAACACTGGGAACTGGCCTCTGCATCCTTCCACCCACCCAGGATTCAG GTGAGGACCGGCCGCGCCCCCAGGCCCTTCCCTGTGCGCCTCCAGCGCGTGTTCGCGTTCCCCCGCCTTCCCAAGGGCGCCCTTGCCACTGGCCGGTGCCCCGACTCGCCCCGGCCGGCACTGGCGCTGACCGCCCCGCCCGGCAGGGTTGCCGCCCCCGCGGCGGGAGGCGCCGGCCGAGTCGGAGCCGCGGGCGCTGAGTGCGGGGACCGAGGGCCCAGGAAGCCTGCGCACGG gagaCGAAAGCCAGAGCCCCCGCGAGGGTCCGGCCGGCCGCCCGGAGGCCCGGCCGCTACGGGGCCCCGCGTCTGGCTCCTGGGAGGGCCCGTCCGGGGCCGCCGCGCCCGCCCCGCTGTCGCCGGGGCCCGCTGGCCGGGGGATGCCCCCCGCGCGCTCCGCACCCGCGGCCCCGGGGGCGCGGCCGGAGCCGGGCGGCCCGCGAAGGAAGCCCTACACGTGCGAACAGTGCGGCCGCGGCTTCGACTGGAAGTCGGTGTTTGTCATCCACCACCGCACACACGCGGGCGCACGGGTGCCGGCCCCGGCCGGCGGGGCCGCGGAGAAGCCGCCGCAGAGTCCCCGGGAGCCGGGCGCGCCCCGCCACCCCCGGCGCGCGCCCCCGGGCCCGCGGAGCTACGCGTGCGAGGAGTGCGGGCGCAGCTTCAGCTGGAAGTCGCAGCTGGTCATCCATCGCAAGAGCCACGCCGGCCAGCGGCGCCACTTCTGCGGAGACTGCGGCCGCGGCTTCGACTGGAAGTCCCAGCTGGTCATCCACAGGAAGAGCCATCGGCCCGAGGCCCCCTGAGCCTCGCCTCAGGGGCCCGCTGCTCGGCCTCAGTCTGGGAGATTGGACTCAATCAGACTTCCCGGGGGTCCCCTGCCCCTGGCTCAGTCTCCCCCAAAAAAGCCACCTGGGTGCAAAGAAAAGAAGCGCCCCGCCCCCCCTCCCAATCTAGAGTGAGGCCTGGGTTCAATCCACCGCTGACCAGTGGCAGCCAGGTGACTTCCAGGCTCCGAGCTCCCCACCTGTGA
- the ZNF446 gene encoding zinc finger protein 446 isoform X1: MGNVVQGGGGVPSAQAHDWPGRCRQGNARRGGPVRSAEGGRGGRGATHRKWPQGAGAAVQVPLGGSKKTSGTTMPSPLGPPCLPSVDSLATLEEPEAARLRFRGFCYQEVAGPQEALAQLRELCRQWLQPEVRSKEQMLELLVLEQFLGTLPPEIQAWVRGQRPGSPEEAAALVEGLQHDPGQLLDWITAHVLKQGVLPAAQKTEESLGGPPTSGTVEALKAASGEEPQDAQMEGSAQLSCSVKEEPDADRQEMAPSSPPNPAPSHEGRLEHWELASASFHPPRIQVRTGRAPRPFPVRLQRVFAFPRLPKGALATGRCPDSPRPALALTAPPGRVAAPAAGGAGRVGAAGAECGDRGPRKPAHGRRKPEPPRGSGRPPGGPAATGPRVWLLGGPVRGRRARPAVAGARWPGDAPRALRTRGPGGAAGAGRPAKEALHVRTVRPRLRLEVGVCHPPPHTRGRTGAGPGRRGRGEAAAESPGAGRAPPPPARAPGPAELRVRGVRAQLQLEVAAGHPSQEPRRPAAPLLRRLRPRLRLEVPAGHPQEEPSARGPLSLASGARCSASVWEIGLNQTSRGSPAPGSVSPKKATWVQRKEAPRPPSQSRVRPGFNPPLTSGSQVTSRLRAPHL, from the exons ATGGGAAACGTAGtccaagggggggggggggtgccttCTGCGCAGGCGCATGATTGGCCAGGGCGGTGTCGCCAGGGCAACGCGCGGAGGGGCGGGCCGGTGCGGTCGGCGGAAGGCGGGCGAGGGGGTCGCGGTGCCACTCACCGGAAGTGGCCTCAGGGCGCCGGCGCGGCGGTCCAG GTCCCTCTTGGTGGCTCCAAGAAGACTTCTGGTACAACAATGCCATCCCCACTGGGCCCCCCATGCCTGCCCTCCGTGGACTCCTTGGCCACCCTGGAGGAGCCTGAGGCAGCACGCCTGCGTTTCCGGGGGTTCTGCTACCAGGAGGTGGCGGGTCCCCAAGAGGCCCTGGCCCAGCTCCGGGAGCTTTGCCGCCAGTGGCTGCAGCCAGAGGTGCGCTCCAAGGAGCAGATGCTGGAGCTGCTGGTGCTGGAGCAGTTCCTGGGCACCCTTCCCCCTGAGATCCAGGCCTGGGTGCGGGGACAGAGGCCAGGCAGCCCTGAGGAGGCTGCAGCCCTGGTCGAGGGCCTGCAGCATGACCCTGGGCAGCTGCTGGACTGG ATCACAGCCCATGTCCTGAAGCAAGGGGTGCTTCCAGCAGCACAGAAGACAGAGGAGTCTTTGGGGGGCCCCCCCACTTCAGGGACGGTGGAGGCCCTCAAAGCAGCCTCTGGCGAGGAGCCACAGGACGCCCAGATGGAGGGATCTGCCCAGCTCAGCTGCAGCGTGAAAGAGGAGCCTGATGCTGATAGGCAGGAGATGG CACCCTCCAGTCCCCCAAATCCAGCCCCATCCCATGAAGGGCGCCTTGAACACTGGGAACTGGCCTCTGCATCCTTCCACCCACCCAGGATTCAG GTGAGGACCGGCCGCGCCCCCAGGCCCTTCCCTGTGCGCCTCCAGCGCGTGTTCGCGTTCCCCCGCCTTCCCAAGGGCGCCCTTGCCACTGGCCGGTGCCCCGACTCGCCCCGGCCGGCACTGGCGCTGACCGCCCCGCCCGGCAGGGTTGCCGCCCCCGCGGCGGGAGGCGCCGGCCGAGTCGGAGCCGCGGGCGCTGAGTGCGGGGACCGAGGGCCCAGGAAGCCTGCGCACGG gagaCGAAAGCCAGAGCCCCCGCGAGGGTCCGGCCGGCCGCCCGGAGGCCCGGCCGCTACGGGGCCCCGCGTCTGGCTCCTGGGAGGGCCCGTCCGGGGCCGCCGCGCCCGCCCCGCTGTCGCCGGGGCCCGCTGGCCGGGGGATGCCCCCCGCGCGCTCCGCACCCGCGGCCCCGGGGGCGCGGCCGGAGCCGGGCGGCCCGCGAAGGAAGCCCTACACGTGCGAACAGTGCGGCCGCGGCTTCGACTGGAAGTCGGTGTTTGTCATCCACCACCGCACACACGCGGGCGCACGGGTGCCGGCCCCGGCCGGCGGGGCCGCGGAGAAGCCGCCGCAGAGTCCCCGGGAGCCGGGCGCGCCCCGCCACCCCCGGCGCGCGCCCCCGGGCCCGCGGAGCTACGCGTGCGAGGAGTGCGGGCGCAGCTTCAGCTGGAAGTCGCAGCTGGTCATCCATCGCAAGAGCCACGCCGGCCAGCGGCGCCACTTCTGCGGAGACTGCGGCCGCGGCTTCGACTGGAAGTCCCAGCTGGTCATCCACAGGAAGAGCCATCGGCCCGAGGCCCCCTGAGCCTCGCCTCAGGGGCCCGCTGCTCGGCCTCAGTCTGGGAGATTGGACTCAATCAGACTTCCCGGGGGTCCCCTGCCCCTGGCTCAGTCTCCCCCAAAAAAGCCACCTGGGTGCAAAGAAAAGAAGCGCCCCGCCCCCCCTCCCAATCTAGAGTGAGGCCTGGGTTCAATCCACCGCTGACCAGTGGCAGCCAGGTGACTTCCAGGCTCCGAGCTCCCCACCTGTGA
- the ZNF446 gene encoding zinc finger protein 446 isoform X3: MGNVVQGGGGVPSAQAHDWPGRCRQGNARRGGPVRSAEGGRGGRGATHRKWPQGAGAAVQVPLGGSKKTSGTTMPSPLGPPCLPSVDSLATLEEPEAARLRFRGFCYQEVAGPQEALAQLRELCRQWLQPEVRSKEQMLELLVLEQFLGTLPPEIQAWVRGQRPGSPEEAAALVEGLQHDPGQLLDWITAHVLKQGVLPAAQKTEESLGGPPTSGTVEALKAASGEEPQDAQMEGSAQLSCSVKEEPDADRQEMAPSSPPNPAPSHEGRLEHWELASASFHPPRIQEEWGLLDPSQKELYWDAMLEKYGTVVSLGLPPPRREAPAESEPRALSAGTEGPGSLRTGDESQSPREGPAGRPEARPLRGPASGSWEGPSGAAAPAPLSPGPAGRGMPPARSAPAAPGARPEPGGPRRKPYTCEQCGRGFDWKSVFVIHHRTHAGARVPAPAGGAAEKPPQSPREPGAPRHPRRAPPGPRSYACEECGRSFSWKSQLVIHRKSHAGQRRHFCGDCGRGFDWKSQLVIHRKSHRPEAP; the protein is encoded by the exons ATGGGAAACGTAGtccaagggggggggggggtgccttCTGCGCAGGCGCATGATTGGCCAGGGCGGTGTCGCCAGGGCAACGCGCGGAGGGGCGGGCCGGTGCGGTCGGCGGAAGGCGGGCGAGGGGGTCGCGGTGCCACTCACCGGAAGTGGCCTCAGGGCGCCGGCGCGGCGGTCCAG GTCCCTCTTGGTGGCTCCAAGAAGACTTCTGGTACAACAATGCCATCCCCACTGGGCCCCCCATGCCTGCCCTCCGTGGACTCCTTGGCCACCCTGGAGGAGCCTGAGGCAGCACGCCTGCGTTTCCGGGGGTTCTGCTACCAGGAGGTGGCGGGTCCCCAAGAGGCCCTGGCCCAGCTCCGGGAGCTTTGCCGCCAGTGGCTGCAGCCAGAGGTGCGCTCCAAGGAGCAGATGCTGGAGCTGCTGGTGCTGGAGCAGTTCCTGGGCACCCTTCCCCCTGAGATCCAGGCCTGGGTGCGGGGACAGAGGCCAGGCAGCCCTGAGGAGGCTGCAGCCCTGGTCGAGGGCCTGCAGCATGACCCTGGGCAGCTGCTGGACTGG ATCACAGCCCATGTCCTGAAGCAAGGGGTGCTTCCAGCAGCACAGAAGACAGAGGAGTCTTTGGGGGGCCCCCCCACTTCAGGGACGGTGGAGGCCCTCAAAGCAGCCTCTGGCGAGGAGCCACAGGACGCCCAGATGGAGGGATCTGCCCAGCTCAGCTGCAGCGTGAAAGAGGAGCCTGATGCTGATAGGCAGGAGATGG CACCCTCCAGTCCCCCAAATCCAGCCCCATCCCATGAAGGGCGCCTTGAACACTGGGAACTGGCCTCTGCATCCTTCCACCCACCCAGGATTCAG GAGGAGTGGGGGCTGCTGGACCCGTCTCAGAAGGAGCTGTACTGGGACGCGATGCTGGAGAAGTATGGCACGGTGGTCTCCCTAG GGTTGCCGCCCCCGCGGCGGGAGGCGCCGGCCGAGTCGGAGCCGCGGGCGCTGAGTGCGGGGACCGAGGGCCCAGGAAGCCTGCGCACGG gagaCGAAAGCCAGAGCCCCCGCGAGGGTCCGGCCGGCCGCCCGGAGGCCCGGCCGCTACGGGGCCCCGCGTCTGGCTCCTGGGAGGGCCCGTCCGGGGCCGCCGCGCCCGCCCCGCTGTCGCCGGGGCCCGCTGGCCGGGGGATGCCCCCCGCGCGCTCCGCACCCGCGGCCCCGGGGGCGCGGCCGGAGCCGGGCGGCCCGCGAAGGAAGCCCTACACGTGCGAACAGTGCGGCCGCGGCTTCGACTGGAAGTCGGTGTTTGTCATCCACCACCGCACACACGCGGGCGCACGGGTGCCGGCCCCGGCCGGCGGGGCCGCGGAGAAGCCGCCGCAGAGTCCCCGGGAGCCGGGCGCGCCCCGCCACCCCCGGCGCGCGCCCCCGGGCCCGCGGAGCTACGCGTGCGAGGAGTGCGGGCGCAGCTTCAGCTGGAAGTCGCAGCTGGTCATCCATCGCAAGAGCCACGCCGGCCAGCGGCGCCACTTCTGCGGAGACTGCGGCCGCGGCTTCGACTGGAAGTCCCAGCTGGTCATCCACAGGAAGAGCCATCGGCCCGAGGCCCCCTGA